One region of Trinickia violacea genomic DNA includes:
- a CDS encoding DUF2244 domain-containing protein codes for MKRNCSLTPRQSLAATVFLMALGLAIGVIAAFAFGAWLALPFSVLCAVSVGIAFIAYSRHATDGEVLTFAPPFVIVEVHERGRRTLHRMNAARLAVSLGDSDGAVYLCDGWQRIPVGRQLPAAARAEFVRQLRRYIVAGC; via the coding sequence ATGAAGCGCAACTGCTCCCTCACGCCGCGGCAGTCGCTCGCCGCGACTGTGTTCCTCATGGCGCTCGGCCTCGCGATCGGCGTGATAGCGGCATTCGCATTCGGCGCGTGGCTCGCGCTGCCCTTCTCGGTGCTTTGCGCCGTTTCCGTCGGCATCGCCTTTATCGCCTACTCCAGGCACGCGACGGACGGCGAAGTGCTGACGTTCGCGCCCCCGTTCGTGATCGTCGAAGTACACGAGCGCGGACGCCGCACGTTGCATCGGATGAATGCTGCCCGCTTGGCCGTGTCTCTCGGCGACAGCGACGGCGCCGTCTACCTTTGCGACGGCTGGCAGCGTATTCCCGTCGGAAGGCAACTGCCTGCCGCCGCCCGCGCGGAGTTCGTGCGTCAATTGCGCCGCTATATCGTGGCCGGCTGTTGA
- a CDS encoding ABC transporter substrate-binding protein: protein MALSQKLRGALALAALALSAAAHADIKVGIDLSTTGPAATIGITSKNAMLMWPKTIAGQNAQYLILDDGSDPGAAVRNIRKFVTEDKVDVIVGPNVTPAALAALDPVSEYQTPMITLIGSASVVEPQEGKRMWAFKMAQTDSAMADVMTRYMSNHNVKTVGFIGFADSYGDSWLNEFSKFAELRHIKIVASERFNRTDTSVTGQVLKLMAAKPDAILIAGAGTPAVLPQRTLVERGFKGPIYQTHGIATPEFIKLGGKDVEGTLFPTQPVVVARTLPADHPAKKAALAFVDAYEAKYGPDTVTQFAGDAAGVYPRLQDAVARALKTAQPGTPAFRVALRQELENAHELVAPNGVVNTSAKDHVGLDQRASVMGVIKNGKFVYLSQ, encoded by the coding sequence ATGGCGTTGTCCCAGAAACTGCGCGGTGCGCTCGCGCTGGCCGCGCTCGCACTGAGCGCTGCCGCGCACGCCGATATCAAAGTCGGCATCGACCTGTCCACGACCGGCCCCGCCGCCACGATCGGCATCACGAGCAAGAACGCGATGCTGATGTGGCCGAAGACGATCGCCGGCCAGAACGCGCAATACCTGATCCTCGACGACGGCTCGGACCCGGGCGCCGCCGTGCGCAACATCCGCAAGTTCGTGACCGAAGACAAGGTCGACGTGATCGTCGGGCCCAACGTCACGCCGGCGGCGCTTGCAGCGCTCGATCCGGTCTCCGAATACCAGACGCCGATGATCACGCTGATCGGCTCGGCGTCGGTGGTGGAGCCTCAGGAAGGCAAGCGCATGTGGGCGTTCAAGATGGCGCAGACCGACAGCGCAATGGCCGACGTGATGACGCGCTACATGTCGAACCACAACGTGAAGACCGTGGGCTTCATCGGTTTTGCCGACAGCTACGGCGATAGCTGGCTCAACGAGTTTTCGAAGTTCGCTGAGCTGCGGCACATCAAGATCGTCGCGAGCGAGCGCTTCAACCGTACCGATACCAGCGTGACCGGGCAGGTGCTCAAGCTGATGGCGGCGAAGCCCGACGCGATCCTGATCGCGGGCGCGGGCACGCCGGCCGTGCTGCCGCAACGCACGCTCGTGGAGCGCGGCTTCAAGGGGCCGATTTATCAGACGCACGGCATCGCGACGCCCGAGTTCATCAAGCTGGGCGGCAAGGATGTCGAAGGGACGCTGTTTCCGACGCAGCCGGTCGTGGTCGCGCGCACGCTGCCGGCCGATCATCCGGCGAAAAAGGCGGCGCTCGCGTTCGTCGATGCCTACGAGGCGAAGTACGGGCCCGACACCGTCACGCAGTTCGCCGGGGACGCGGCGGGCGTCTATCCGCGGCTTCAGGACGCGGTCGCGCGGGCGCTGAAAACCGCGCAGCCCGGCACGCCCGCGTTTCGCGTCGCGTTGCGCCAGGAACTCGAGAACGCGCATGAGCTCGTGGCGCCGAACGGGGTCGTCAATACGAGCGCGAAGGATCACGTCGGGCTCGATCAGCGCGCGAGCGTGATGGGTGTCATCAAGAATGGGAAGTTTGTCTACTTGAGCCAGTGA
- a CDS encoding CysB family HTH-type transcriptional regulator, with amino-acid sequence MNLHQFRFVREAVRQNFNLTEAAKALYTSQPGVSKAIIELEDELGVEIFTRHGKRVRSLTEPGRIILASVERILQEVESLKRVGKDFAAQDQGNLVIAATHTQARYSLPAAIAEFKKRFPKVHLSILQGSPTQVAEMVMHDQADLAIATEAIAGYKELVSLPCFQWHHVAVMPADHPLLERKLLSLNDLAQFPLITYDNAFAGRSKINHAFQLRGLVPDIVLEAIDADVIKTYVELGLGVGIMADIAFNGERDRHLRAMPVGHLFGSNVTRVALKQGAYLRSYVYTLVELLSPTLNRKLIEQALKGEHESYEL; translated from the coding sequence ATGAACCTGCACCAGTTTCGCTTCGTCCGCGAGGCCGTCCGCCAGAACTTCAACCTGACCGAAGCGGCCAAGGCGCTGTATACGTCGCAGCCAGGGGTGTCGAAAGCGATCATCGAGCTCGAGGACGAGCTCGGCGTCGAAATCTTCACGCGCCACGGCAAGCGCGTGCGGTCGCTGACGGAGCCTGGGCGGATCATCCTGGCGTCGGTCGAGCGCATTCTTCAGGAGGTTGAGAGCCTGAAACGCGTCGGCAAGGATTTCGCCGCGCAGGACCAGGGCAATCTCGTGATCGCCGCCACCCACACGCAGGCTCGCTACTCGCTGCCTGCCGCGATCGCCGAATTCAAGAAGCGCTTCCCGAAGGTCCACCTTTCGATTCTGCAAGGGAGCCCGACCCAGGTCGCCGAAATGGTCATGCACGATCAGGCCGACCTCGCGATCGCGACCGAGGCGATCGCGGGCTACAAGGAGCTGGTGTCGCTGCCCTGCTTCCAGTGGCACCACGTGGCGGTCATGCCTGCCGACCACCCGCTGCTCGAGCGCAAGCTGCTGTCGCTGAACGATCTCGCGCAGTTTCCGCTGATTACCTACGACAACGCGTTTGCGGGCCGCTCGAAGATCAACCACGCGTTCCAGTTGCGCGGCCTCGTGCCGGACATCGTGCTCGAGGCGATCGACGCCGATGTCATCAAGACTTATGTCGAGCTCGGGCTCGGCGTCGGCATCATGGCCGACATCGCGTTCAACGGCGAGCGCGACCGGCACCTGCGGGCGATGCCGGTCGGCCACCTGTTCGGCAGCAACGTCACACGCGTCGCGCTCAAGCAGGGCGCGTATTTGCGCAGCTATGTGTATACGCTCGTCGAGCTGCTGTCGCCGACGCTCAATCGCAAGCTGATCGAACAGGCGTTGAAGGGCGAGCACGAAAGCTACGAGCTTTGA